From the Lathyrus oleraceus cultivar Zhongwan6 chromosome 3, CAAS_Psat_ZW6_1.0, whole genome shotgun sequence genome, the window TATAGCATTAGCAGTAGCACTGCTGTAGCTACTATTTAACAACTTTGGCTACCAGGCGCATTAGTTTGTGATCGAAGTGCAGTTTTTGCACTAGTTAGAAATCAAAACCTTGACGAGGCGTGGACTATTTTCTGTTTTAAAGAATTGAAATGCAGTTTTTGCAGTCTTTAGTGATTAATTTTTGTTGCCAgaatttttgtttgtttttttaaAGTTGTGCTTATTGTGTAGGTATAATTTCCTTTTGTTTCCAAGAGATGAGTTGAAGCTGGGCATGCCTGCTTACAGTTTTTTGTGCCAGACGTCTCATCTGGCGTCGATGGCTCGTCAAGGTTTTGATTTCAATACTTGCATATATGAAGGTGAGGTTTTGTTTTACCCTGTGTTTTCATTCTTCTTTATGTTTCTATGGGGTGGTTTTAAAATTTTAGTACCTATTACTATGAATTTGGATATGGGTCTCTTGTTTTCCTTTGTAGGTGTAATTTAGGTTGAGTTTTGTTATTCTATGAGTGCAATGCTTCAGATTATAACTGTTTAGTTTTTTGGAAAATTTCTTTTGGTATTATATTCTTGCGGTTTAGTAAATGTAGGGTGTTTGGGAGAGTTTATCTGGACTTATCTTATGACATAAATATTTGGATAAATCTTTGGAAGAGCTTGTGACGTGTTCTTCCATTGTTGTCAGCTTATTTTCATAAGCTATCTAGGATTATAGAAACTACCTATATAGAGCTTATGCAGAGTTTTCCCTCATTCATTCTCCCATTGTAGAAAAACCTTATAGATAACCATTTATACACTAAGTTTAATTAAATTGTGTTAGAACTTAGAACAACAATTAGTAACAGAAGAGGTAAGAAAACGATAAAACACAACAATGGAACTCGTGATGTTTAGTTAGGATGTTCGGCCAAGTGTGCCTGCATTTCCAACTACAGAGGAATTGTTGTTCCGTATTATTGATTGTgaatgaaattagggtttacagTATTACAAGTCCTATATAAATACTACGGTCCAGAGTACAACAATACTCTTGAACCGTGCCGTGCTGCCAATGAGCCATACTCAACAAGCTGTTTACGCAAACTCCTCTTGTGATTTAATAACGATGTGATCTTTTTCTCCTACGGTATAGGTTTAAGACAATTTGAATAAGTAAACTTGGCAATATTCTTGTAAgttaaaatgaaaaaaatggtATTTTGCAAAGATGGTAAGTAGGGATTTCTTATCCTTTTTTTGCCATAAAATTTTAATTAAGGATTTTGCAATTTGCTAGACACCTGAGCAGATATCAAAATGTTTTAGAACTCTATTATATGCAGGAAGAGTAAGCTATCCTATGTGAATTGAGAATCTTTGATTCTGTTACTTATATCCTAAGAGCTATGATCCATTTCAATTTGTGCAACAGGTATATCGTATTTGTCCAGAGCACAAGAGTCAATTGCTAAAATTCGTTTAGGGACTGGTTCTCCCTCTCTCGGTGTGATGAAATCTTCTTCACCCCCTACCGTTGCTGATACAGTTTTTATTGAGAGGATTAGATCACGGATTAAACATTGGAGAAATACATGTAAAAACTCTGGCACAAAGACAAGCAAACACGGTAAGAGAATCTTAAGTAGAGTTTTGTACAATACTCCTTCTGCAACAAAATATAAACAAAAAGTATATCTCTCTCGGCCAAATTTAAGTCAGAAACATGTTCTTTTTTGCTTATATTTTGTTATAGAGGAAGTTAGAATTTTCTCTGGTTCTCCTTTGTTCTTTAACACTCATTTTGTGCAGAACAAATGATCAACTGTCTTAGGGATATTGTTCTAGGTAGTGAACAGTTCAAATCAAGACCGTGCTTGAATATAGATGTTTGCAGTGAACGCCAAGTGCAGCTAATTCTACAGGTATAATGGACTTAAATAAAGCCACAATTTCTTTAATTTGATTGATACATCCTTGGGCTGTGTTCGGATAAACAACTTAAATAAACATTTATAGCATAAGTGCTTATAATATAAATGCTTATATCTAAGCTACTTTTataacaaaagataaaatagtCAATATTTTCACATAGATTATAAACTGTTTACGTAAACTATCTTGAAAGCTTATGAAAATAAGCTGGAAACAACTTATAGACATGTTATAAGCCATTACATAGCTATCCTAAACAACCTCACAAGAACTCCTGCTAGTAGATAAACTCAAATAACCTTTTCCTTCTCCTTTTGTACTCTGGTTTGTCTGTATGCAGATGATAGCAGACTTCTCCGATGACTTCGTTTCTTTGGTGATCCCTTCAAAGGGTGGGACCACTCAGGCAGTACGTGTTGTGTTGGCAAATTCAAGAGAAGATAAGGAATTGTTGGAGGTACCGAGAGTCTTTTGCACTTTTTCCGTTCCTCGTTAAGTTTTACTTTGGAATATAATTCTAGATCTGTACTGCAGAAAGAGCTTCAAAGTCTTGAAGATGAGGAAATCAAGAAATTTCGTGGATTTCGAGAGGTGATCGATTTGATTTCCGCTTCACAGAAACCTGTTATCTCCCACAGTTGCCTTAATGGTGTTTCTCTTAAATGTTTCTCAGTTTAGTTCTAGTATACTGACCTGGCTTACTCACTTCCGATTCTTAACCCCTCATTGATTTTTGTAGATTGTACACTTATTCATTCAAAATTCATGGCACCACTTCCATCAGAAGTCGATGATTTTGTGAGCTCCTTGTGCAAGTTTTTCCCAAAAGTACTCGACGTGAGTTATTTGATGAAGAAAAGTGGAACCATGAAAAAGTTGACCAACATTCGAAATTCTTTATCCTACTTGAATACTCATTTCTTTGCACCTGTTGATATGGAAATTCCTGACCAAGGTCAGTCACTTTACCTCTTGATGTCCTATGCAAAATAAAGATGTTTGCTTATTAGATTGTTTTGTTCATGTCATCTTGTAAAATTTGAAGAAAGCTTCCGAATCAGCCATTTATAACTTGCACACCGTCAACATTTAGAGACATGCCAAGTTTGGTTCTTAAGTCTGTATGGATAAACATTTTAAATAAAAGTTTATTGATTATACCTATGAAGCACAAACTCTGACACTGACACCGGGACACGACACAGACACTTTGACACGGACATTCTGACACCGGTAATGTAAAAAATGTAAGATACGGACACCGCTACATATACGATAGTATTTGAGTTTCATTATCCATTTATTATTTAAAGTTTTATCTATCTATTATTTAAAGagttaaaaatattttaatcaaaattaatatttttaattctttATTGATAACATTGCTTCAATACATGTTTAACCCTTTTAGATGTGTCTGAGATATGTTCAAGAAATGTATAAAGTGTGTTAAAGCAAAGAAAAAACAATTTCTTATGAAACACTTGTTTGAATTTTCCGACATGGATTGAATGAGAGTCATACGGGTGTCGAACACCGATTCTCTGAATCaaagaaaaaaaactaatatTTTGAGGGACACTTATTTGACTTTTCTGACATTTGTCTGACTTTTTTAACAAATGTTGTACATGTGTCATACATATGTTGCACACCGACGTGTATCGATCACTGCAACACACCACTCTAGAGGAGTCCATGTTTCATAGGATAATACACTTATCATATAAGTACTTATGCATGAGCTATATCTAtaacaaaagataaaataaagTCAAAACAAGATATTTTGGAAATAAGCTATTTCTTCAGCTATTTTCAAAGGCTATCCTTAAGAGCTTATAGAAATAAGGTAAAAAATTCTTATGAATGTATCAATTTGTATCCATAAGCTCTCTCAGACAATCATAGAAGTGTTTATGTGTGTAGACATAACCAAAAACATTATATAAAAAGTTAATAGTCTTCCTTTCTGctcttttttgttttgtttacaGATACAGTAAACAAAGGCAAGATTGATGGACTTGATGCATTAAGGCTATCCTATTTATTCATGAAGCTCTGTTCTATATTGAAAATTTCCCCTGTTGTTGCTGCATTCGACAATAGGCGATTGGCTCCGGAGCTCGAAGACTTCACTTTCCATCCATGCTCAGCCAACATCCAAGAATCATCATGTAATGAAGATGTTACTGTGTGGACCAATAACACAAGAAAAATCAATTGTGAACATTTGGTTTTCGTATGGGGATTTAAATTTGGTATGACAGCCGGCATGCTGAAGAGTGCTCTTCGTGAATCCAACGACATCTTTTCAGAGGAGTTTGACGTAAGATTCATCGATAAGAGCTGCGCCGTCGTTGTTTTCTGGCAACCCGGGTTGTCGAAAGATCTTCTAAACGTAATGAATGGCGAAGAAATTAATGGAGGCTTAAAGGAGTTAGTATCAGATGGGTTGAGGGTAACAGGTTATGAGACATACAGAACAATGTGTAGGTTAGGTTTGTGGGAGATGAATCTTGCAGAGTCTTTAGAGAGAGCATTGGAGAGTTCTCTCAGTGATGAAAAGATTAATAGTGAAAGGAAACCTTTTGAGATTCAATGGTGTAATGATAGTGTACTTAACTTTGATGATCtttaatgttgttgttaacctaTTCTTTGAAGTTAGTTCTGTCATTTACCTATTGCAAAGAACAAGGTTATTTTTGGGGTCATGTTGAACTCTTCGTTAAAAGTATTGGAAGAGGGTTCATTAGAATCACAAGCAGGTGAGTAAGAATTTTCTTCACGAGATTTTTTGATTTGGAGGTAGAATCATGGACGTGAAAATTTGAGAAGGGATGAATGGATAAAATAAAATGGAACTGATGAAAAATGGAGAGAAAGATTACTAATTTGTCATTAGTTAGGTTTACTTTACTAACTATATTTATGACAATCGAGGTATCTAAACTATATATGAATCAAATTTCTTATTATTCAATATAtctaaaaataaataatattttataaataaagAGAATTTTTTTACCGTCAGGAGTCAAATCATCTTCACCACTATTTTACTTCAAATTTAGTAATTTGAACATTTTTAATGTCTTTTAGATGTTGGGTAATGTTTTTTAGATGTTCAACTGAGTAAAATTTGTCGACTAACAATTCTACTTCTTTTAGAAAAAACTTCTCAAGAtaaattttagatttaattataattttgacctttttatttttttattttttatttctctatttTAAAATCCGAAATTTTAATTcctctattttaattttttttacttTTAGTCCCACTATTTTAAAATTTGGAATCTGATCtctctatttttatttttatttactttTGATTCTCTATTTTAAGTTTTATTTTGGATTTTATTCCTTTTTTAAAAGGcaaaaaaaataaattaaaataggggaccaaaattctgaattttaaaataggaggatcaaaaataaaaaaataaaaataggggaaccaaaaataaaaataaaaataaaaatagagggatcaaaattataattaaatctAAATTTTATTAACGCTCTGATTGGTAAGCCATATTTCCAAGCTTATAGTTTATAAGTTCATACGACAATTTAGATCTGTTTGGTAACGGTCTTTTCATCATTAGTTTATAATTTATTTTCCCGGCGCTATTACAAATAACGTTTTATCTTATAGCTTATAGCTTATcgtatttttttttataattattttaacaaaaaccctcttttattatttataatttattttaatttaaataaaataaatatgtTTTAAATACTTTTTATGTCTTTTTACATTTATAAGTTAGTTAAACCGTTAATTTTATCCAACACTTCAATTAACTTATTAGTGATCAGTCATCAACCATTAACTATAAGTTATAAGCTATGAATCATCGGTCATCAACCATCAATTATAAACTATAAACTAACTTATCAATCAATAATTATTTTTATCAAACAAAACCTAATACTAATTTGGAAGAACTAAAATATTATCTCGTTTAAATATTGAACTATGCTTAAATTTTACCTGActatttattaaaaaaaattaagaatatTTAATCAAAATATAATTAGTTTTGAATGATTGACtatataaaataatattatcTATATATTTTTTGGTAATAATTGATACACATAAGGTTTCACGTTTGAATTTAAGATATAGGTTCTTTATGGCCCGATTTTTAAACATATATCATGGGGAAAAACTCATATATTTTTACTTCCCATCAAGGTCTATTTGATTTTAACTCTATTCATATAATTTCTATTTTGTACACTTTTTGAATTATATAAGTCCGCATcttcatttatattttttttccGCGACCAGTCATATATTTAGAGATATCATCATATTTATTAAATTTCTCATCTTCAACACCACAAATTCAAATAAAGTTATGGAGTGTTGTTGTTGCAATTATGATCTTCTCTTGTTTGATTAATGAAAATGGCCGCATATCACATAAAACACATAATATATGTCAACGTTTCTTTCAAACTCCAATTGTTCTttcaataatattttttaatgAAGAATGTGCATGGTTGAATATTTCACACATTTCTTCTACTTGACTCCCAtctctaaaataaaaaatgtgaTATCTTTCACCTTTGAATAGTGATAGATACTCTTTCATGTTTGGATACCCAACATAAACTAGATAACACTTTCttaataattataaaaaaatgACATTGTTAgtttatataaaaaattaatcAGGTGTGTATTGAAACTTATTATATAACGAATTTATACATACCTTCAGGAGGACGAGGGAACACACTTTTCATTTCTTCAATCACGCATGAAAGAATATGAGTGTTATGTGTAGTATCAGACCAACCCACAACAACAAAACTGAATAACATGTCTAAATTGCACACTAACATGACATTTTGTGTTGGATATCCCTTTCTACCAATATAACGAACTTGATCTTTAGTGGAAACAATGAAAGGGATATACGTTCCATCGATTGCACCAATGCATCCTTCAAAAAGAGACAAATACCtataatcattttttttattttggaTGGAATTTCAGTAAATTTAAAATTTGAAGGCCTTACAATTTCCTTTGTTAATAAACATAGACTATCTAAAATTTCCACAAACTTTCTACTTACAGTCTCTCCTGATTTTCTAAATTTATTTTGAATAATTCGATTAGTTTCATTATGTGCATAACTCCAAAGAAATATAAGAAGTGCCTCCAATTATGTCATTTCTTTATATGGATGTAACCAAGAGTGTTCGTGGTACGGTTTGGACGGTTTTAAGGCTAATAATTATTCGAACCTCATGTGAAAAATATGTGCAGTTCAGTTTGGTTTGATTTACTTTTAGAAACAAAATCGAACCAATCCAAACCAAACAATGTGGTTTGGGTTGGTTCGGCTGGTTCGGTTTCttacaatatttttattgagTCATGCATACACATAtagagaacaacataactttgtgtttagtcatttATACATTATCAAATAACaacaaaactcatcatatttagacaacAACATCCcattcaatatacaaaaataaaattagaaaaagTTGGAATAAAAAACATGAAATAGTAGCTTAAAACAATATCAAAAACATTattatgaaaaagaaaaaatagaggaaaagaaagatt encodes:
- the LOC127127844 gene encoding poly(A)-specific ribonuclease PARN-like isoform X2 yields the protein MKEKTQKRNSKHAVSMASLFHLLFLNQKRSLCTKLSTTKWKVKQVTTSNFNESLKEIKTHISSSDFISISMEKTGSSSTTPWHRVQPFDTAETAYLKASQSAQRFQLLQFAVCPFSVTDSNNLVAHPYNFLLFPRDELKLGMPAYSFLCQTSHLASMARQGFDFNTCIYEGISYLSRAQESIAKIRLGTGSPSLGVMKSSSPPTVADTVFIERIRSRIKHWRNTCKNSGTKTSKHGSEQFKSRPCLNIDVCSERQVQLILQMIADFSDDFVSLVIPSKGGTTQAVRVVLANSREDKELLEKELQSLEDEEIKKFRGFREVIDLISASQKPVISHSCLNDCTLIHSKFMAPLPSEVDDFVSSLCKFFPKVLDVSYLMKKSGTMKKLTNIRNSLSYLNTHFFAPVDMEIPDQDTVNKGKIDGLDALRLSYLFMKLCSILKISPVVAAFDNRRLAPELEDFTFHPCSANIQESSCNEDVTVWTNNTRKINCEHLVFVWGFKFGMTAGMLKSALRESNDIFSEEFDVRFIDKSCAVVVFWQPGLSKDLLNVMNGEEINGGLKELVSDGLRVTGYETYRTMCRLGLWEMNLAESLERALESSLSDEKINSERKPFEIQWCNDSVLNFDDL
- the LOC127127844 gene encoding poly(A)-specific ribonuclease PARN-like isoform X1 — protein: MKEKTQKRNSKHAVSMASLFHLLFLNQKRSLCTKLSTTKWKVKQVTTSNFNESLKEIKTHISSSDFISISMEKTGSSSTTPWHRVQPFDTAETAYLKASQSAQRFQLLQFAVCPFSVTDSNNLVAHPYNFLLFPRDELKLGMPAYSFLCQTSHLASMARQGFDFNTCIYEGISYLSRAQESIAKIRLGTGSPSLGVMKSSSPPTVADTVFIERIRSRIKHWRNTCKNSGTKTSKHEQMINCLRDIVLGSEQFKSRPCLNIDVCSERQVQLILQMIADFSDDFVSLVIPSKGGTTQAVRVVLANSREDKELLEKELQSLEDEEIKKFRGFREVIDLISASQKPVISHSCLNDCTLIHSKFMAPLPSEVDDFVSSLCKFFPKVLDVSYLMKKSGTMKKLTNIRNSLSYLNTHFFAPVDMEIPDQDTVNKGKIDGLDALRLSYLFMKLCSILKISPVVAAFDNRRLAPELEDFTFHPCSANIQESSCNEDVTVWTNNTRKINCEHLVFVWGFKFGMTAGMLKSALRESNDIFSEEFDVRFIDKSCAVVVFWQPGLSKDLLNVMNGEEINGGLKELVSDGLRVTGYETYRTMCRLGLWEMNLAESLERALESSLSDEKINSERKPFEIQWCNDSVLNFDDL